From Candidatus Krumholzibacteriia bacterium, a single genomic window includes:
- a CDS encoding ATP-binding protein: MSTTTVRVLLVDDDVEDLTIVRKLLSRARGLQCELATATSYESACTLLERGAFDLHLVDYCLGEKNGLDLVQQIRRIDRDVPVILLTSFDQPEHDVQALRTGASDYLPKSRLSTAELQRAIHHARERAASVRMLRASEERHALAIEGANDGIWDWDLQTNEVHYSSRWWALIGVEDPPPNPARIEAWTDRVHPADREDLHRALSEHIEGSAPHVECEFRMRNEDGEDQWMLARGVGVRGSGGSVRRMAGSLTDVSERRYAQERLISHVSHELRTPLTAIYQFLTNLVDGLAGDVNEGQEQLVQAALRNVGELDTMISGLVEATRARTDKFSLDRQRLDPFRLIDEVCEAQRSVAQTSGLELEVDRAGTVPSIYGDPTRLRQVLVNLVGNAVKFVPPGGRIVLRAEHRADTPDRVRFTVEDDGPGIPIVHQRRIFERLVQVEDVAVRSRKGLGLGLFISKEIVARHGGRIWVESSTGEGSTFFFDVPLFDLATLVAPSVIEARRLGRGLALIDVILAPPPGVRRGEVDPVELRQLRAIAERSVVGSTDTVVPRPASRSGTGVVIVASTDARGAEVILDRFGRQVADTFDPDLERITWTVSEIEPSALAARDEQDAVTRLVAELEESDVRVAVRQGVDE; encoded by the coding sequence ATGTCGACCACCACCGTGCGCGTACTGCTCGTCGACGACGACGTCGAGGATCTGACGATCGTGCGCAAGCTGCTGTCGAGGGCACGCGGTCTCCAGTGCGAGCTGGCCACGGCGACGTCCTACGAGTCCGCCTGTACCCTCCTCGAGCGCGGTGCCTTCGATCTCCATCTGGTGGACTACTGCCTCGGCGAGAAGAACGGCCTCGACCTGGTCCAGCAGATCCGACGTATCGACCGTGACGTGCCCGTGATCCTGCTGACGAGTTTCGACCAGCCCGAGCACGACGTGCAGGCCCTGCGCACCGGAGCTTCGGACTACCTGCCGAAGAGCCGACTCTCGACGGCCGAGCTGCAACGAGCGATCCACCACGCGCGTGAGCGAGCGGCCAGCGTACGCATGCTGCGCGCCAGCGAGGAGCGACATGCCCTGGCGATCGAGGGTGCCAACGATGGCATCTGGGACTGGGACCTCCAGACGAACGAGGTCCACTACTCCTCGCGATGGTGGGCGCTGATCGGCGTCGAGGACCCGCCGCCGAATCCCGCCCGGATCGAAGCCTGGACCGACCGCGTGCACCCCGCCGATCGGGAGGATCTGCACCGCGCCCTGAGCGAACACATCGAAGGATCGGCGCCGCACGTCGAGTGCGAGTTCCGCATGCGCAACGAGGACGGCGAGGACCAGTGGATGCTGGCCCGCGGCGTGGGCGTGCGCGGATCGGGGGGATCGGTACGGCGTATGGCCGGAAGTCTGACCGACGTGTCCGAGCGCCGCTACGCACAGGAGCGGCTGATCTCGCACGTGTCCCACGAATTGCGGACACCGTTGACCGCCATCTACCAGTTCCTGACGAATCTGGTCGACGGACTGGCCGGTGACGTGAACGAGGGGCAGGAGCAGCTGGTGCAGGCCGCTCTTCGGAACGTCGGAGAACTCGACACCATGATCAGCGGTCTGGTCGAGGCCACGCGCGCGCGGACCGACAAGTTCTCGCTCGACCGGCAGCGTCTCGATCCGTTCCGGCTGATCGACGAGGTGTGCGAGGCACAACGGTCGGTGGCCCAGACCAGTGGCCTGGAGCTGGAGGTCGACCGGGCGGGGACCGTCCCGTCGATCTACGGTGACCCGACGCGCCTCCGGCAAGTGCTCGTGAATCTCGTGGGCAACGCCGTCAAGTTCGTACCGCCGGGCGGACGGATCGTCCTGCGCGCCGAACACCGTGCCGACACTCCGGACCGTGTCCGCTTCACCGTCGAGGACGACGGGCCGGGAATCCCCATCGTGCACCAGCGCCGCATCTTCGAGCGGCTCGTGCAGGTGGAGGACGTGGCTGTGCGCTCGCGCAAGGGCCTGGGCCTGGGATTGTTCATCAGCAAGGAGATCGTGGCGCGTCACGGGGGACGGATCTGGGTCGAATCGTCCACGGGCGAAGGCTCCACCTTCTTCTTCGACGTTCCGCTCTTCGATCTGGCCACGCTGGTGGCGCCATCGGTGATCGAGGCGCGACGGCTAGGGCGTGGCCTGGCCCTCATCGACGTGATCCTCGCGCCACCACCCGGCGTGCGCCGGGGGGAAGTCGATCCGGTGGAACTGCGTCAGTTGCGCGCGATCGCCGAGCGCAGCGTGGTGGGCAGTACCGATACGGTGGTTCCGCGCCCCGCTTCACGTTCCGGCACGGGTGTCGTGATCGTGGCCTCCACCGATGCTCGCGGTGCCGAGGTGATCCTCGACCGCTTCGGGCGCCAGGTGGCGGACACCTTCGACCCCGATCTCGAACGTATCACGTGGACGGTCTCGGAGATCGAGCCGTCCGCCCTGGCCGCCCGCGACGAGCAGGATGCCGTCACCCGGCTGGTGGCCGAACTGGAGGAGAGCGACGTCCGCGTCGCCGTCCGTCAAGGAGTCGACGAATGA
- a CDS encoding secretin N-terminal domain-containing protein, with product MDRIPARLHTLILAALLTPALAIAQSDLQSDPQSQLQYDMEFRDARVDDILRVLAERYDANLAISGRIDATTTVNLRGMDLESALDVLLEGSGFTWRREGRERDVVRVLSRTTPVTEVYPLSYTNAAELVQVIAAQVAGVTVNAEAHSNSLIVSGPLAAVREVAWLIDSVDRYRSQVSIRAEMVEVTLGQEDVRGVDLTTLFSGGEFDADLNTSFSDGNENVNLNVATVQGDFDIRGLLAVLREDREAHLLSSPEITTLDNQPAKVHVGERVPYQRATVETQTGATLAEVEFIDVGVKLDVTPTVSADDMLYLQIHSEVSEVLDQSVQNVPRIGTREADTRVLVRHGDTVVIGGLMKDNVNTVTRKVPILGDIPLLGMLFRRDAVQKTKTEFLVFIRPLILDDPSEMRADRRAQRLRDEVVGDR from the coding sequence ATGGACCGCATCCCCGCCCGTCTGCACACGCTGATCCTGGCCGCGCTGCTGACGCCCGCACTGGCCATCGCGCAGTCCGATCTGCAGTCCGATCCGCAGTCCCAACTGCAGTACGACATGGAGTTCCGCGACGCCCGCGTCGACGACATCCTGCGCGTCCTCGCCGAGCGCTACGACGCGAACCTGGCCATCTCCGGCCGGATCGACGCGACCACGACCGTGAACCTGCGTGGCATGGACCTCGAGTCCGCGCTCGACGTGCTGCTCGAGGGGTCCGGATTCACGTGGAGACGCGAGGGACGCGAACGCGACGTCGTCCGTGTCCTCAGCCGCACCACACCGGTCACCGAGGTCTATCCGCTGTCGTACACCAACGCCGCGGAACTCGTGCAGGTGATCGCCGCCCAGGTCGCAGGTGTGACCGTGAACGCCGAAGCGCACTCGAACAGCCTGATCGTCAGTGGCCCCCTGGCGGCGGTGCGAGAAGTGGCGTGGCTGATCGACAGCGTCGACCGTTACCGCTCCCAGGTGAGCATCCGCGCCGAAATGGTCGAGGTCACCCTGGGTCAGGAGGACGTGCGCGGTGTCGACCTCACCACGCTTTTCTCCGGCGGCGAGTTCGACGCCGATCTGAACACCTCGTTCTCCGACGGCAACGAGAACGTGAACCTGAACGTCGCCACCGTGCAGGGCGACTTCGACATCCGGGGACTGTTGGCCGTGTTGCGCGAGGACCGCGAGGCGCACCTGCTGAGCAGTCCCGAGATCACCACGCTCGACAACCAACCGGCCAAGGTACACGTGGGCGAGCGTGTGCCCTACCAGCGCGCGACCGTGGAGACCCAGACCGGAGCCACCCTGGCCGAGGTCGAGTTCATCGACGTGGGTGTGAAGCTCGATGTCACGCCGACGGTGAGCGCCGACGACATGCTCTACCTGCAGATCCACAGCGAGGTGAGCGAGGTCCTCGACCAGAGCGTGCAGAACGTCCCGCGCATCGGCACCCGGGAGGCGGACACCCGTGTGCTCGTGCGCCACGGCGACACCGTCGTGATCGGCGGCCTGATGAAGGACAACGTGAACACCGTCACCCGTAAGGTCCCGATCCTCGGCGACATCCCGCTGCTGGGAATGCTCTTCCGCCGCGACGCGGTGCAGAAGACCAAGACCGAATTCCTGGTCTTCATCCGCCCGTTGATCCTCGACGACCCCAGCGAGATGCGCGCCGACCGGCGCGCGCAACGACTGCGCGACGAGGTGGTCGGCGACCGCTGA
- a CDS encoding response regulator → MSRILVVDVSPYFRARTRALLESRAHEVLEAIDVRTAVQCVFREAPDAVVLDLIVPEQDGLDLLRELRRRGFVGPRIVVTADRQPMTRHLALAHGATALLPEPVDAETLLEHVEEGGVLV, encoded by the coding sequence ATGTCGCGGATCCTGGTGGTCGACGTCTCGCCGTACTTCCGCGCGCGGACGCGGGCCCTGCTCGAGTCCCGGGCACACGAGGTGCTCGAAGCCATCGACGTGCGGACCGCCGTCCAGTGCGTGTTCCGCGAGGCACCCGACGCCGTCGTGCTCGATCTGATCGTCCCCGAACAGGACGGTCTCGACCTCCTGCGCGAACTCCGACGCCGTGGCTTCGTCGGTCCCCGGATCGTCGTGACCGCCGATCGGCAGCCGATGACGCGCCACCTCGCGCTGGCCCACGGCGCCACCGCCCTCCTCCCCGAGCCCGTCGACGCCGAGACCCTGCTCGAGCACGTCGAGGAAGGCGGAGTCCTTGTCTGA
- a CDS encoding ATP-binding protein — protein MTRLTERDPNPDPAALGVLEALPVGAAVVDTDYRIHAWNAALGTLTGVDPSWALGHDLRHVLPALARPRFELRIEEVLRGAPAATFDSLLHSGLLKDPRGAETGPRVRIGVGPWHDPAGDASFAVIVVEDRSTLHELCDEMRASRDSARDEVVRRQRSESELRQHADHLAAANDELQQFAYMASHDLREPLHKVRMFVGLLEEDIRDTADDETLDTVHRIGRATERLEDLLTESLALLRAGENVETTGRVDCEQIARDAIDDLDSSIAEADAVVELGDLPPVTADAVSVHHLLLNLLSNALKFRHPDRRCRVEIEASRGSVLTAEGELDAVRLVVRDNGIGFDPRYASEIFKPFRRLHGRDRSYHGHGLGLSICRRIVRRHGGQIWAESRRDRGATFHVVLPAVIEEDDTGSLDAVAEPVVNTVGA, from the coding sequence ATGACGCGACTCACCGAACGTGACCCGAATCCCGATCCTGCGGCCCTCGGTGTGCTCGAGGCCCTCCCCGTCGGGGCCGCGGTCGTCGACACCGACTACCGCATCCACGCCTGGAACGCCGCACTCGGCACACTCACCGGAGTCGATCCCTCCTGGGCGCTCGGGCACGATCTCCGGCACGTACTTCCGGCTCTGGCCCGACCCCGCTTCGAACTGCGGATCGAGGAGGTACTGCGCGGGGCGCCGGCGGCCACCTTCGACTCGCTGTTGCACTCCGGACTGTTGAAGGATCCCCGCGGGGCCGAGACCGGCCCACGGGTCCGGATCGGTGTCGGTCCATGGCACGACCCTGCCGGAGACGCGAGCTTCGCGGTGATCGTCGTCGAGGACCGCAGCACCCTGCACGAGCTCTGCGACGAGATGCGGGCGTCGCGCGACAGCGCGCGCGACGAGGTCGTCCGGCGCCAACGCAGCGAGAGCGAACTCCGCCAGCACGCCGATCACCTGGCCGCGGCCAACGACGAGCTGCAGCAGTTCGCGTACATGGCCTCCCACGACCTGCGCGAGCCCCTTCACAAGGTGCGCATGTTCGTGGGCCTGCTCGAAGAGGACATCCGGGACACCGCCGACGACGAGACCCTCGACACGGTGCACCGCATCGGGCGCGCCACCGAGCGTCTCGAGGATCTGCTCACCGAGAGCCTGGCCCTGTTGCGTGCCGGAGAGAACGTCGAGACCACGGGAAGGGTCGACTGCGAGCAGATCGCGCGCGACGCGATCGACGACCTGGATTCGAGTATCGCCGAGGCCGACGCCGTCGTCGAACTCGGCGACCTGCCTCCGGTGACGGCCGATGCCGTCTCGGTTCACCACCTGCTCCTGAACCTGCTGTCGAACGCGCTCAAGTTCCGGCATCCCGACCGGCGGTGCCGAGTGGAGATCGAGGCCAGCCGGGGATCCGTGCTCACGGCCGAGGGCGAGCTCGACGCGGTGCGACTGGTCGTCCGGGACAACGGAATCGGCTTCGACCCTCGCTACGCGAGCGAGATCTTCAAACCCTTCCGGCGTCTGCACGGACGCGATCGCTCCTACCACGGACACGGACTGGGTCTGTCGATCTGTCGTCGCATCGTCCGCCGTCACGGCGGACAGATCTGGGCGGAGAGCCGGCGTGACCGCGGCGCCACCTTCCACGTGGTGCTCCCCGCGGTGATCGAAGAGGACGACACGGGATCGCTCGATGCCGTCGCCGAACCCGTCGTGAATACGGTCGGAGCCTGA
- a CDS encoding response regulator, whose translation MNQRRILVVDDDQDLLMGLGMRLRAQGYDVITAADSYTALATARKERPDLMILDLGLPAGEGFLVMERMQSIGELANLPVIVLSARDPIGNRDRAHRLGARAYFKKPADNTRLLEAIDDALGAVV comes from the coding sequence ATGAATCAACGAAGGATCCTCGTGGTCGACGACGACCAGGACCTGCTCATGGGGCTGGGGATGCGTCTGCGTGCCCAGGGCTACGACGTGATCACGGCCGCGGACAGCTACACGGCACTGGCCACCGCGCGGAAGGAGCGCCCCGATCTCATGATCCTCGACCTGGGGCTTCCGGCCGGAGAGGGCTTCCTGGTCATGGAGAGGATGCAGAGCATCGGTGAACTGGCGAATCTGCCGGTGATCGTCCTGTCGGCCCGCGATCCGATCGGCAACCGCGATCGGGCCCACAGACTGGGTGCCCGGGCCTACTTCAAGAAGCCGGCCGACAACACCCGCTTGCTCGAGGCGATCGACGACGCTCTCGGGGCCGTCGTCTGA
- a CDS encoding NADP-dependent malic enzyme, which produces MSDERRFNEALEYHAHPRPGKLQISPTKPTATAHDLSLAYSPGVAEPCLEIAREPDLAFRYTNRANLVAVVSNGSAVLGLGNIGALAGKPVMEGKAVLFKRFADIDVYDIELEASDPEDVIRACEMMEPTFGGINLEDIKAPECFVIEETLKERLDIPVFHDDQHGTAIIAGAGLINACELTDRRLEDLTLVINGAGAAGIACAKFVISLGVQQENVILCDSKGVVHDGRDDLNDYKQAFAVSTDRRSLADAMRGADVFFGVSVKDVVDEDMVKSMAPKPIVFALANPDPEIPYDRAKAAVPDAIVATGRSDTPNQVNNVLGFPFLFRGALDVHATGITDRMKVAAAHALADLAKEPVPASVLRAYEADALEFGPDLIIPKPFDPRVLWHVAPAVARAATEEGVARVPLQDVDTYAEDLRARFEVTFGVMHNVRVRAQQEPKQVVFPTGDDVRTLRACARLIDEGIARPLVIGDEHEVRTAIREMNLDLEGLQVRDPRTDPEREVIAGELFGLRQRRGMTLVDAREELDDPNVFAAMLVQRGDAAALVGGLTNYFPETIRPALQVIALETGRTVVSSTYVVLLGGRTWFLADCAVNLEPTAEQLAEIALASASLARDMDTVPRVAMVSHSNFGSVRSAEAAKVRRAVEICHEREPELELDGEMHADTAVVRSLMRERHPFSRLSDTANVLVFPNLTAANAAYKLLYRVGGGELIGPILSGFSRSVHVLPRDAEVGDIVNLAAYAVLEAQRKKGPVVAR; this is translated from the coding sequence ATGAGTGACGAGCGGCGATTCAACGAGGCCCTCGAATACCACGCCCATCCACGGCCGGGGAAGCTGCAGATCTCTCCGACCAAACCCACGGCCACGGCGCACGATCTCAGCCTGGCCTACTCTCCCGGCGTGGCCGAGCCCTGCCTCGAGATCGCCCGGGAGCCGGACCTCGCCTTCCGTTACACGAACCGAGCCAACCTGGTCGCCGTGGTCAGCAACGGGTCGGCCGTGCTCGGACTCGGCAACATCGGCGCACTGGCCGGCAAGCCCGTCATGGAGGGCAAGGCGGTCCTCTTCAAGCGCTTCGCCGACATCGACGTCTACGACATCGAGCTCGAGGCCAGCGATCCCGAGGACGTCATCCGCGCCTGCGAGATGATGGAACCGACTTTCGGCGGCATCAATCTCGAGGACATCAAGGCGCCCGAGTGCTTCGTCATCGAGGAGACGCTCAAGGAGCGCCTGGACATTCCCGTCTTCCACGACGACCAGCACGGCACGGCGATCATCGCCGGTGCCGGCCTGATCAACGCCTGCGAACTGACCGACCGCCGGCTCGAGGACCTGACGCTGGTGATCAACGGCGCCGGCGCGGCGGGGATCGCCTGTGCGAAGTTCGTGATCAGCCTCGGGGTGCAGCAGGAGAACGTGATCCTGTGCGACAGCAAGGGCGTGGTGCACGACGGACGCGACGACCTGAACGATTACAAGCAGGCCTTCGCCGTCTCGACCGATCGCCGCAGTCTGGCCGATGCCATGCGCGGCGCCGACGTGTTCTTCGGGGTGAGCGTGAAGGACGTCGTGGACGAGGACATGGTGAAGTCCATGGCTCCGAAGCCGATCGTGTTCGCGTTGGCGAACCCCGATCCCGAGATCCCCTACGACCGCGCGAAGGCGGCCGTTCCGGACGCGATCGTGGCCACCGGGCGCAGCGACACGCCGAACCAGGTGAACAACGTCCTGGGATTCCCCTTCCTGTTCCGCGGCGCGCTCGACGTGCACGCGACCGGGATCACCGATCGCATGAAGGTGGCCGCGGCGCACGCCCTGGCCGATCTGGCCAAGGAACCGGTGCCCGCCTCGGTGCTCCGTGCCTACGAGGCCGACGCGCTCGAATTCGGCCCGGACCTGATCATTCCCAAGCCCTTCGATCCCCGCGTCCTGTGGCACGTGGCGCCGGCGGTGGCCCGGGCCGCGACCGAGGAAGGCGTGGCGCGCGTGCCGCTGCAGGACGTGGACACGTACGCCGAGGACCTGCGGGCGCGCTTCGAGGTGACCTTCGGCGTGATGCACAACGTGCGGGTGCGGGCCCAGCAGGAGCCGAAGCAGGTCGTCTTCCCCACCGGCGACGACGTGCGCACCTTGCGCGCTTGTGCGCGCCTGATCGACGAGGGCATCGCGCGGCCGCTGGTGATCGGCGACGAGCACGAGGTCCGGACCGCGATCCGCGAGATGAACCTGGATCTGGAGGGTCTGCAGGTCCGCGACCCGCGCACCGATCCCGAACGCGAGGTCATCGCCGGGGAACTCTTCGGCCTGCGGCAAAGGCGGGGCATGACCCTGGTCGACGCGCGCGAGGAGCTCGACGACCCGAACGTCTTCGCGGCCATGCTGGTCCAGCGCGGAGACGCGGCGGCTCTGGTGGGAGGCCTCACCAACTACTTCCCCGAGACGATCCGGCCCGCCCTGCAGGTCATCGCGCTCGAGACGGGGCGCACGGTCGTCAGCTCGACCTACGTGGTGCTGCTCGGCGGGCGCACGTGGTTCCTGGCCGACTGCGCGGTGAACCTCGAACCGACGGCCGAACAGCTGGCCGAGATCGCCCTCGCCTCCGCCTCGCTGGCCCGGGACATGGACACGGTGCCGCGGGTGGCCATGGTCAGCCATTCGAACTTCGGCAGCGTTCGGAGCGCCGAGGCGGCGAAGGTGCGCCGTGCGGTGGAGATCTGTCACGAACGCGAGCCGGAACTCGAACTCGACGGCGAAATGCACGCCGACACGGCGGTCGTGCGGTCGCTCATGCGGGAACGGCATCCGTTCAGCCGCCTGAGTGACACCGCGAACGTCCTCGTGTTCCCGAATCTGACCGCGGCCAACGCGGCATACAAGCTGCTGTACCGTGTGGGTGGCGGAGAGCTGATCGGCCCGATCCTTTCGGGTTTCTCCCGATCGGTCCACGTGCTGCCGCGTGACGCCGAGGTCGGCGACATCGTGAACCTGGCCGCCTACGCCGTGTTGGAGGCCCAGAGGAAGAAGGGCCCCGTGGTGGCGCGTTAG